In Ipomoea triloba cultivar NCNSP0323 chromosome 7, ASM357664v1, a single genomic region encodes these proteins:
- the LOC116026251 gene encoding polygalacturonase At1g48100 translates to MKRDKSSSVVLSSLVVLLIFCAAFSMMSVEARKSRHAKKPRTTPHKLKKGRSDYRRNFPAPAPAPTQLPPGNCYPPPSNVFDILSFGAKGDGVSDDSKALEAAWGAACKVSGATVQIPSQFSFLINPITLQGPCMPDLVFQVDGNVVAPPNVGSWPKSSIFQWINFKLVHSFTIQGPGTFDGQGPNWWKFSQIDNPQEKMASKAIHVNMKPTALRFYESYNVTIHGISIVNSPQCHLKFDNSKGVNVHNITISAPENSPNTDGIHLQNTQDVEIHHSTIGSGDDCVSIQTGCSNVHVHHINCGPGHGISLGGLGKDKSVACVSNILVESVVMENTLYGARIKTWQGGIGSVKNVSFSDIQVSDVKVPIMIDQYYCDKHVCKNQTGAVAIQGVKFDRIVGTFAAQPFHLACSNAVPCTDVHLVGIQLEPSPGYRGFRNGQCWNSYGKSQGQLFPASMDYCLRSGSLLVKRIARSHENICL, encoded by the exons ATGAAGAGAGACAAAAGCTCTTCTGTTGTGTTAAGCAGCCTCGTTGTTCTGCTAATTTTTTGTGCCGCATTCTCCATGATGTCTGTTGAGGCCAGGAAAAGCCGTCACGCCAAGAAACCCAGAACGACGCCGCACAAGCTGAAGAAAGGAAGGAGTGATTATCGGAGGAACtttccggcgccggcgccggctcCGACACAACTTCCTCCCGGTAATTGCTATCCGCCGCCGTCCAACGTCTTCGATATCCTGTCTTTTGGAGCCAAAGGTGACGGCGTTTCCGATGATTCTAAG GCACTAGAAGCAGCATGGGGAGCTGCGTGCAAGGTCTCTGGGGCAACTGTGCAGATTCCTTCACAGTTTAGCTTTCTGATCAACCCCATAACCCTTCAAGGACCATGCATGCCAGACCTTGTTTTTcag GTGGATGGGAATGTAGTGGCACCTCCAAATGTAGGGTCATGGCCAAAATCAAGTATATTTCAATGGATAAATTTCAAGTTGGTTCATAGCTTCACCATCCAAGGACCTGGCACCTTTGATGGCCAAGGACCCAATTGGTGGAAATTCTCTCAAATTGATAATCCCCAG GAGAAGATGGCATCCAAAGCTATTCATGTAAATATGAAACCTACG GCATTGAGATTTTATGAGAGCTACAACGTGACAATTCACGGCATTTCAATTGTAAATAGTCCTCAATGTCACTTAAAGTTCGACAACTCTAAAGGGGTAAACGTCCACAATATCACAATTTCTGCGCCAGAAAATAGTCCTAACACCGACGGCATTCATTTGCAGAATACTCAAGACGTTGAAATTCATCATTCCACCATCGGCTCCG GTGATGATTGTGTGTCTATACAAACTGGTTGCTCCAACGTTCATGTCCATCATATCAACTGCGGACCTGGTCATGGAATAAG TTTAGGGGGACTAGGGAAGGACAAAAGCGTGGCATGTGTCTCAAACATCCTCGTGGAAAGCGTGGTGATGGAAAACACTCTATACGGTGCAAGGATCAAGACATGGCAAGGCGGCATCGGATCCGTGAAGAACGTATCATTTTCCGACATTCAAGTCTCCGACGTCAAAGTCCCCATAATGATCGACCAATACTACTGCGACAAGCATGTGTGCAAGAACCAAACCGGCGCCGTGGCGATTCAGGGCGTTAAGTTCGACCGGATCGTCGGGACCTTCGCCGCCCAGCCGTTCCATCTCGCCTGCAGTAACGCCGTCCCGTGCACCGACGTCCATCTGGTCGGTATTCAGTTGGAACCGTCGCCGGGATACCGGGGATTCCGTAACGGCCAGTGCTGGAACTCTTATGGGAAATCGCAGGGGCAGTTGTTTCCGGCGAGTATGGATTATTGTCTCAGAAGTGGGAGCTTGTTGGTCAAGAGAATAGCGAGGTCGCATGAAAATATTTGCTTGTGA